Sequence from the Microbacterium dextranolyticum genome:
TGACCCGTCGCGCCCCGCTCGTGATCGGACACCGCGGTGCGCCGGGGTATCGCCCCGAGCACACGCGTTCGTCGTACCTGCTTGCGCTCTCGTTCGGCGTCGATGCCGTCGAGCCGGACGTCGTCTTCACCTCGGACGGCGTCGCCGTCGTGCGCCACGAGAACGAGATCGGCTCGACGACCGATGTCGAACGACACCCGGAGTTCGCCGCACGTCGAGCGACGAAGCGCATCGACGGGGTCGAGCACACCGGCTGGTTCACCGAGGACTTCACGTGGGCCGAGCTCTCGACTCTGCGGTGCCGCGAGCGGCTGCCGATGCTGCGGCCGGCCAGTGCGGCGCACGACGACACCGAGCCTCCGCTGCGACTGCGCGACCTGCTCGACGTCGTGCGACGGGCATCCGCCGATCAGGCCCGCCCGATCGGCGTGGTCCTCGAGATCAAGCACGCGACCTACTTCGCCCGGCTCGGCGTCGACGTCGCGGCCGCGATCGCGCGCGAGCTGTGCGCAGCGGGCTGGGCGCAGGAGCGGACGGAGGGCGAGCCGCCGCTGTTCATCGAGTCGTTCGAGCAGACCGTGCTCTCCGAGGTGCGCGCCCATGGCATCCGTGCGACGTACGTTTACCTCGTCGAAGCGAGCGGGAGCGCGTTCGACCTCATCGCCGCGCACGGCTCCGACGCCCCGACCTACGCCGCGCAGGTGTCGGCGCGCGGCCTCGATCGCCTCGCGGACGGTGTCGACGGCATCAGCGTCGACAAGGCGATGATCCTCGCGGGAACCGCCGGGCGAGACGGGCCGGTCGGCGCCCCCGGGCGGGAAGACCCCGCGCCGGGCATCGTCGCCGACGCCCATGCCCGTGGGCTGCTCGTGTTCACGTGGACCTGCCGGCCCGAGAACGCCTTTCTCTCCGCCCCGTTCCGCAGCGGGGGCGACGACGGGGACTTCGGCGACTATGCCGCCGAATGGCGCGTGATTGCGGATGCCGGTGTCGACGGCGTCTTCGTCGATCACCCCGATCTCGGCGTCGACGTCTTCCGCTGAGCGCAGCCGATCCACGCCCACGGGCGACCGATCGGCCGCTGACGGTGCGCCGATCACAGCTCCGGGACGCCTCCCCGGCTTCGCGGAATGTACATCGCAGGGAGGACGCGTGCAGTCATAGGCTCCGCCTAGGGTGGGGCCCATGACCTCCCCCGGAATCGTCGCCACGGGCGTGCGCCGCTCGTTCGGGAACGTGCACGCCGTCCGCGACGTCACTCTCCAAGCCCGCGCCGGCGCCGTCACCGGGCTCGTCGGCCCGAACGGGTCGGGCAAGACGACGCTGCTGCTGATGCTGGCCTCGCTGCTCGCTCCCGACGGGGGGACGTTGCGGATCGGCGGCATCGACCCGATGGCCGACCCGGCAGGCGTTCGGGGGATCGTGGGGTGGATGCCCGACGCCCTCGGTGCGTGGCCGTCGCTCACGGCGCGCGAGACGCTCGAGATGACGGGGCGCCTGTACGGCCTCGATGCGGCCCGTTCCCGGCAGGGCGCGGAACGTCTGCTCGCCGAGGTGGCTCTGGCCGACCTCGCCGACACCCCGGCGCGTGTCTTCTCGCGCGGTCAGAAGCAGCGGCTCGGGCTCGCCCGCGCGCTGGTCCACGACCCGAGCGTGCTGCTGCTCGACGAACCGGCCTCGGGTCTCGACCCCCAGGCCCGGATCGACCTGAGAGTCCTCCTGCGCCGGCTCGCCGCCGACGGGCGCACGGTCCTCATCTCCAGCCACATCCTGTCGGAGCTCGAAGAGGTCGTCGACGATGCCGTCTTCCTCCTCGACGGCGCGACGGTCAGCGCGGAACGCGTCGACGCGGCCGCCCGTCGCGGCCGCACGTGGCGCATCCGTCTCGCCGACCGCGACGCGACGGCATCCGTGCTGCCGATCGCGCAGACGCTCGGCCTCGACGCGGCGCTCGTGCCGATCGATCGACGTGACGTGCTCGTCGCCTTCACGTCGGATGCCACCGCGGCATCCGCCCTCGCCGCATTGACCGCCGCAGGGCTCCCGGTGGCCGAGTTCGCCGCCACGACCGGCCTGATCGAACACACCTTCCTCGACCTCGAAGGAGGACGCTCGTGAACCTCGTTCGCCTCTGGACCATCGCCCGCCTCGAACTGCTGCAGCGGGTGCGCACGGTGTCGTGGTACGTGCTGCTCGGTCTCTTCGGCCTCGCCCTGCTGGGCGTGACGGCCCTCTCCTTCCTCTCCTACGGCGGGTGGGGGACGGGAGGCGCCGGCGTCTACTCCGTCGTCGTGTGCGTCACCCTGCTGCTCGTGCTGCTGGTCTCGCCGACGCTCAGCGGAAACAGCATCAACGGCGATCGCGACGCCGCCACGCTCGCTCCGGTGCAGGTGACCCTCGCCACGACCGCCGAGATCCTGTTCGGCAAGTTCCTCGCGGCCTGGATCACCGGGCTCGCCTTCGCGCTGGTCGCGGCGCCCTTCCTCGTCGTCGCGACCCTTGCGGGCGACGTGAACCCGCTCACCGTCGTCGTCTCGCTGGCGATCCTCGTAGTCGAGACCGGGATCATCTCAGGCATCGGGGTCGCGCTCTCAGGCATCCTCGCGCGCCCGCTCTTCTCCGTGGTCGCGACCTATCTCGTCGTCGCGGCGCTCGCCGTCGGCAGCCTCATCGGGTTCGGGCTGCTCGGCTCGGCCATGTCGAGCGAAGGCATCAGCCACAACCGATCGCTCGCCTACGACGAGCACGGCAACGTCATCTGCACCGACGGGTCGAAGCGCTGCTATGACGATCCCGAGGCGATGGTCTGTGCGGACTGGGTCACGAACACGTACCGGGTGCCGCGGTTCGATCGCGTGTGGTGGATGCTGTCTGCGAACCCCTTCGTGATCCTCGCCGACGCCGCGCCCACGCGATTCGACGCCCGCGGCAACCCCGACGACGCGTTCGGGTGGATGAAATCGAGCGTCCGGTCGGCCCAGATCGCTCCCACGCTCGAATCCAGCTGGGACGAATGCGATCCGGCCAACTACCGCGGCGACGTCGACGGGAGGTCGGGCTACAAGACGCCCGAGCAGATCATCGCTCAGACGGTGCCGAGCTGGTTCGTCGGACTCGCCGTCCAACTCGCGCTGACGGGGTTGCTGCTCTGGTGGGCCTGGGCGCGGACGCGCACCCCCGCGCGCACGCTCCCGCCGGGAACGCGCATCGCCTGAGGAAACTCAGTCCCAGTCGAGGTAGTCCTCGATGAACCACGAGGTCTCGCCCGGGTGGGTGAGGGGGAAGAGGTGTCCGGCCCCCTCGACGCGCTTGAGGCTGGCGAGGGCCGGGGCAGAGGCGACGAGGGCCTCGCTCTCGGCGATCGGGGTCTCGTCGTCGTCGGTGCCGTGGATCACGAGCACCGGGATGTCGGCCGCGATCGGCAGGTCGCTCGGCGCAGGGGCGAGCAGCAGCACGCCGTTGACGTGGTCGTGGTGGTCGAGCGATGCCGCGCGTGCGACCGTGCCGCCGGCGCCGTGGCCGCCGATCCAGGCGTGGTCGATGCCGAGCTCTGAGAGCAGCGCCATCACCGAGGATGCCAGGGCGCGGGCATCCTCACCGGTCTCGAGCGACACCAGGCGCACGACGCGGAAGTCCTCCTCGACGAGAATGCTCGCGAGTGTGCCGAGGGACCCCGTGGGCTGTCCCGTTTCGGGAATGAGGACGACGGCGGGGCCGGTACCCTCGTCGACGTAGGGCAGGTCCCGACCATCGTGGGCGAACGTCGGCAGCGAGGCGGTCGTCATGGATCCAGTCTCTCCTCTCGCGCCGAGGCGCGCCAATCGGATGCGGCCGGGGGTATTCGCGCCCGGTTCACGCGGGGTCGTGGAGGAACTCGGCACGCACCTCGGCGACGTCATCGAGTTCTTCTCGCAGAAGCCCGAGGAGGCGTATGCCCTCGTCGTACCAACCGGTCGGCACCGGTGCGTCGAGACCGCGCGCCGACCACACCTCGTTCCATCCGCGCAGTTCCTCACCGAGTGCAGGGGAGAGAGTGAGGTCTGCGGGTGTCAGATGGTAATGATCGGAGAAGCTCTCCCAGAGCGGCCACCCTTCCGTCCACTCCGGGAACATCCGGATGAGCCGGCGGCCGTTCGGGAGGTGCAGCGCCAACCCACGCCGACGGCGTTCGGCGAGATAGCGGTTCTGCATCCGCGCGCGTTGCGCACGCTCCATCGCCGAATCGGGAGGGTCGTTGTAGTCCATGCCCGACAGCCAGACGAGGCCTCGCAGCCCGCGGGCATCCGTCTCGACGAGTGCGAGCGACCACAGCCGCTCGTCGCGCCCGGACAGATCGCGGGCAGCATCCAGTGCCTCATCGAGTGTCGTCTCGACGAGGTCCACTGTCGTCACGGCGTTGTCAGGGCCGTCGAACACGTACACCCGATATCGGGCGTCGGTCCGCTCCCAGGCCGAGTCGCGTTCGTCGGAACTGATCGCGCGCATGGACCCACGCTATCCCCGCCCCGGCGGGTTCCGCGGTGTGCCGAACACTCCGGTCAGATCGTGGCCACAGAACCCGAGTCGACGCGGTAGTTCGATCCGTTGACGAACGACGCGCGGTCGGAGCACAGGAACGCGATGACGGCCGCGACCTCGGTGGGTTCACCTCGGCGCCCGAGCTCCATGTAGGGGCGTTCCTCGGAGAGGAAGGAGTCGATCGCTTCGTCGAAGCCCTCGCCGCGCTCGTCGGCGCGCTTGCGCATCATCGCGTCGGTCATCGGGGTGTGGATGAAAGCCGGCGAGACGGCGTTGACGAGCAGTCCTTCTTTCGCATAGCTGCGCGACAGCCCCTTCATGAGCGCGAGGATGCCGGCTTTGGCCGAGCAGTAGGGGATCTCGTCGTCGTACGGCTGCACACCGTCCTCGGAGGCGAGGAAGACGAGGCGGCCCCATCCGCCGACGCGGAGGTCGGCGAGGAACTCGCGGACGACGCGGACGGGCCCGAGCAGATCGGTCTCGATCGTCGACGTCCAGCCCTCGTCGTCGATCTCGTGGAACAGGCCCTGCGCACCGGTGATCCCCGCCGACTGCACGAGGATGTCGATCTTGCCGACCGTCGCGCGCACGCGGCGACCGAGCTCGGCCACGCTCGCGACGTCGGTGATGTCGGCGGCGGCGTAGTGGAGTCGGCCCTCGGCCGCCGTGAGGCGCCCGGCGGCCTCGGCGAGGGAATCCGCGTCGAGGTCGGTGAGGAAGACCGTCGCGCCCTCGTCGAGGAGGAGCCGTGCGCTCTCCCAGCCGATGCCGGAGTCTCCGCCGGTGATGAGCGCAGTGCGTCCTGCGAGTCCGAGGTCCATGTCGTGTCCTTTCATGGGGTGCCTGTGGGCTGTCGGTGGGGTGTTCGGGCCTGCGGTGAGGTCAGAAGGTCGCGCGGGCCCTGAAGGTGTGCGGCGGGTATCCGCGCGCCCCGACATCGAGGGCGAAGATCGCGCCGCTGCGGGGATGGGCCACGAGCTGCTCCTCAGTGAGGTTCTCGCGTGCGGTGCCGACGAACAGCGTCGACAGATCCGGGCCGCCGAATGCCACCGACGTGACATTCGGCGCGGGAAGCCCGATGCGCGCCGTCTCGGTGCCGGAGGCATCCCACCGGATCACGGCGCCCTCGCCGTACAGCCCGTTCCAGAATCCGCCGTCCCGCGCGCGGGCGAGACCGTCGGACGGGCGGCCGACGAAGAACGGCTCCAGATCGCCGAGGGGCCGGGGACCGGCGCCGTAGGGCGCGCGGTAGACTGTCTGCACGGAGGTGTCGGTGAGGTACATCGTGCCGCCGGCATCCGACCACTCGAATCCGTTGGCAACGGCGAAGCCGCCGCGCAGCACGTCGACGAGCCCGTCGGCCCCGATCGCGCGAACCGTCGCGTCGGGATCGCCGGTGGTGAGGTCCATCGCTCCCACGACGAACCGCCCGAACGGATCGACCTTGCCTTCGTTGTTGCGGATGCCGTCGTGGGAATGCGTAGTCTCGGCGACCTCGCGCACGATGCGCCCCTCGGCATCCAACAGCACGATGCGATCGCGCAGAGCCGCGACGAACCCGCCGTCCGCTGCGGGCTGCACCGCGCTGAGCGGGGGCGGCAGCTGCGCGACGCGGTCCTCGCGACCGTCGGCGGACCCGTCGAGGCGCCCACGGTGGAGGGTGCCCGCCGTGATGTCGACCCAGACCAGCTCGTCGGTCCGCTCATCCCAGAAGATGCTCTCCACGAGGATTGCCGGGGCGCTGCGGAAGACGCGCGGTTCAGAGGTCACGGAGCATCTCCGTCGGGGCGACGTCGAGGATCGTCAACGCCGCGCCCACGACGGCGAGGTGACTGAGCGCCTGGGGAAGGTTGCCCCAGAACGACCCGTCCTGTGCCGAGATCATCTCGCTGTAGATGCCGACGTCGTTCGCCTGACCGACGAGCGCGGTCATCGCCGCGATCGCCTCGTCGTGGCGGCCGACGCAGGCGAGTGCGTTCGCGCGCCAGAACGCGCAGGCTGTGAACGTGTGCTCCTCGTCCGGCATGCCGCTGTAGCGATACAGCAGGTGGTCGCGCCCGAGCGCCTCGGTGAGGGCATCGATCGTGCGCGACATGCGCTCGCCACGGTCGAACCCGCTCTCGGCGTGCAGCAGCACCGACGCGTCGAGCGCCGGCGAACCCGGGAACATCGTGTACGCGCCGGCATCCTCCGACCAGCATTCGGCCTCGACCCACGCGGCGATCCGGTCGCGTTCGGCCGCCCACCGCTCCGAGGGGCCGGGGATCATCCCGGCATCCGACAGATGCACGGCGTCGCGCAACGCTTGCCAGCACCCCATCTTCGATGACGTGTGGTGCTCGAGGGAGGGAAGCTCCCACATGCCCGAGTCGCGGCTGCGCCACCGGTCGCACACGACGTCGGCGAGCCGGGCGAGGAGCGCTCCCGTCCCGACATCGAGGATGTTCCCCGCATCGACGTAGGTGCGGCAGATCGCGAACAGGTCGCCGTAGACGCCGAGCTGCAGCTGATCGGTCGCGGGATTGCCCGCGACGACCGGGCCGATGCCCGCCCATCCGGGCGCGTCGAACTCTTGCGCTCCGTCGACGAGGTCGCCGCGCAGCGTGTACATCACGTGGGGATCGCCGCCGTGCCGCTGGATCGTCGTCAGCAACCACGACAGGGCGGCATGGGTCTCTTCGCGCAAGCCGAATCGCACGAGCGCGTGCGCGGTGTAGGCGAGGTCGCGCACCCACGCGAAGCGGTAGTCCCAGTTCTTGCCGCCCGCGGGGTTCTCCGGCAGCGATGTGGTCGCCGCGGCGGCGATCGCACCCGTCGGCGCATACACGAGGAGCTTCAAGGCGAGCGCGCTGCGCTGCACGGCATCGGCCCACGGCCCGTCGTACGAGAACTCGCGCGACCACTCCCGCCACCCCGTGATCGTCCGCTCGATGCTGGCATCGAGGTGGCCGGGGTCGGGGATGTGCAGCGGCTCGCCGTCGGTTGCGACGACCGCGAGAAGGTGGCGTGAACCGGATGCCGTGGTGAACGCCCCGCCGAGTGCGGGAAGGCCCGAGTCCGCGGAATCCTCGATGCGGGTGCGGCCGATGTGCTCACCCACGACGGCGAGGGTGGTGCCGTCGACCCGGAGCAGGTGGTGGCCGTCCGCGCGGACGATCCAGGGCGATGCGGTGCGCAGGCGCGTGCCGGGGCGCACGGCCCAGCGCAGTCGCACGTCGCCATCGAGTCCCTCGACCCGGCGCACGAGCTGCGCCCACGGCAGACGCCCGGCGACCCCGGTGACCAGAGCATCGGTCACCCGCACCGCACCCGACGCGGTGCGGAACGTCGTCTGCAGGACGTTCGTGCCGGCGAGGTAGCGGCGCCGGACCGTGTACTCCTCGTCGGGGGCGAGCTCGAGGCATCCGCCGTCTGCGTCGTCGAGGATTCGTGCGAAGACGGGGGTGGAGTCGAGTTGGGGGAGCGGCAGCCAGTCGATCCCGCCGTCACCGGCGACGAGGGCGACCGTGCGTCCGTCGCCGATCGGCGCATACGTCCGCAGGTCGCCGCGGTCAGCGACGGTCACCATGCGCGTTGCGGCATGGTGAGCCTCCGGGCCGCGGCGTGCGAGGTGCTCACGTCAGCGGCATCCCGCCCGTCACGGCGATCGTCTCGCCGACGACGTAGCTCGACTCCTGCGAGGCGAGGAAGACGTAGGCCGGGGCGAGCTCGACCGGCTGACCCGCGCGACCGATCGGGGTCTGCTCGCCGAAGTGCTCGATCTTCTCGTTCGGCACGAACGCCGGCTGCAGCGGCGTCCAGATCGGTCCGGGCGCGACGCCGTTGACGCGGATGCCCCGCTCGATGAGCTGCTGCGCCGTCGCCCGCGTCCAGTTGGCGATCCCTGCCTTCGATACCGCGTACTCCGCGAGGGACGGCGACGGGTCGAAGCCTTGGATGCTCGAGGTCGTGATGATCGACGCCCCCGGCGTCAGGTGGGGCGATGCCGCCTTCGTCAGCCAGAAGAGCGGGTAGATGTTGACCTTGACGACGTGGTCGAGGGTCTTGGTCTCGAAATCGTCGATGCTGTCGACGGTGGGCATCGTGCCGGCGTTGATGACGAGGATGTCGAGACCGCCCAGTCCTTCGATCGCCTTCTCGACCGCGTCGATGTTGGTCTGCTCGTCCTGCAGATCTCCCGGGATCAGGACGGCGGTGCGCCCCTCGGCGCGGATGAGAGCGGCGACCTCCTCCGCCTCCTCCTGCTCTTCGGGAAGGTAGGACAGCGCGACGTCGGCGCCCTCGCGGGCATAGGCGATCGCCACGGCCCGACCGATGCCCGAGTCGGCGCCGGTCACGAGCGCCTTGCGGCCGGGCAGACGACCGAAGCCGATGTAGGTCTTCTCGCCGTGGTCGGGCGCGGGGTCCATTTTGTGGGTGTCGCCGGGGCCCGACTGCTGCTGGGGCGGGAACGGGGGGCGCGGGTACTGCGTCGTCGGATCCTGTGCCGTGTACATGTCGGTCATGGATGCCACGGTACGGACCGCCGCCGCGGCGGCATGCCCCCTTGCCGCCGGGCCGACGGGGTGTTACCGCGCCGGCTTGAGGCGAGGCGCCGAGTGGACGCGACGGCGGGAGTCGAAACTTCGGTTGCGCAGATTTCGGTGCTGCCGGAGAAGCGCGGAATCACGCGGGTTGGGCCGTCGTGCCGCGGAAAATCAAGGGATTTCGGGCTCTGATCGCGTCTCGTGTCGTTCGGTTCTGATCAGCGGGGTCGGTCTGGATCTGCGCGGATTGTGTCCACATGGTGTCCACGGCAGGGAGCGTCGGCCCCGCATCGGTCATGTCGTTGTGACGGCAAGACAACTTTCCGAGACACATAGCGCCACGGGATCATGCGGACGCCGACAGTCGCTCAGAGCGAGGCGACGATGTCTCAAAAAGCTGTTGTATTTTGCGACGTGTCGATGCATCTGTCTGGTGTGCGGCGAGGCGACCCAAGTCCTGGAGCTAAGTCAGAGCGTCTATGCGACAGGGTTTGAAGCAGGCGGGAGGCAGCGGGATGAGCTCCACTGTGCTCTGGATCTTTCCCGTTCACTGACGGAGGCCGATTCGGCGGCAGATAGCAGTACGTCGAGCACATGGAAGCCGAGTTCTCCGGAGGCCATGTGCGGGCGATCTTCGGCGATCGCGCCGACCATGTTCAAACCCCAAGCCCGCGGCCGACTTAGACCTCCTCGTGATCGCGCTGTGTTCGTCGGTGTGAGTCTCCGATGAGTCACTGTTTTGTCGATGATCGGGGGGTCAGCGATCTGCTACCACGTCCACGATGTCGGCGTGAGCTGAGTTCTCGATGGATCTAGGTGATACGGCGCCGCAGTTCGCGGGCGGTCTGCTCATCAAGGATGAGCTGCGTGATTATTCCCGCGCGAAGAGCCGCCAGTAGAGGGATGACCTTGTTTTCTCCGGCGACGGCGCACACGCGACGCGGTATGCGCGTGAGCTCCGCTGGCGTGGGACCGGTTGCACGTAGGTTCAAGGCAAGGTCCTCGTACGTCCCATCGGCTCGGAGGAACACCGTGCAAACGTCGCCGACCACTCCGGCCGACTCGAGCACACGAATGTCGTCTGGTTCGAGGTACCCCGCCGAGTAGACATGGCTAGGCACCTGGCCAGTCACGGCACCGATCGAGAACAGGGCGATGTCCGCCTGCCGCTGCACCTCGAGCACCCGCGCGATGGAGCGCTCACGCCACATCGCGTGTCGCGTGCTGGCATAGTCGAAGAAGGCAGGCACCGGAAACGACTGCACCCGCGCATCGAACGCCTCACCGAATCGAGAGATCAGGTTGTCCACATAGTCGACGCCCGACGTGCGGTTGTTCGCACCCCCGTTGAGCTGAACGATGACGCTTCCGCGCGTCGGCTTCTTCGTGAGATGCTGCGACACCGCGCCGAGAGTTCTTCCCCACGCGATCCCGAGGATCATGTCTGAATCGAACCAGTCGGTCACCATCTTGGCTGTGGCGGTGGCCACCTGATCCAGACGCTCCTGCATCGATGCGGAGTCGCTGACGGGCACCACATAGGCCTCGACGCCGAATTGCTCCGCGATGAGGTGGGCAACCTCCGGGGCATGTGAGGGGGTCGGGCGCAGCGTCACGCTGACGAGCCCTGACGACCGGGCTTCTTTGAGAAGTCGTGACACGGTCGATCTCGACATGTGCAACCGCTGAGCGATCGTCTCCATTTTGATGTCCTGGAGGTAGTACATCGAGGCCGCCGCCAGGATCATTTCGTCCCTACTCATAACTCTTCTGCACATTCGTGCAGGATCCATGCGCGATTTGGCATCATACGTCCCAAGGCTAATACGCTTCAGGCTGTCCGCGGGAGATTCCTCCGGTCCTCAAGAACGGAACGCCATGCTCGACACTCGCCTCACGAAGGAATCCCGCGACCGCGCCCTCGCGCGTCTATCCGAGAGCTCACGGCCGGGGCGAGAGCTCGATGTCCTGGTGATTGGAGGCGGCATCACCGGTGCCGGCATCGCCCTCGATGCGGCGAGTAGGGGTCTCGAGACCGTGGTAGTCGAGGCGCAGGACTGGGGCGCGGGAACATCGTCTCGCTCGAGCAAGCTCGTGCACGGGGGTCTCCGCTACCTGCAGATGCTCGACTTCAAGCTGGTGTTCGAGGCATTAGCCGAGCGCGACCTCCTCCTGACCACCGTGGCCCCTCACCTAGTGCGCCCCGTGCCGTTCCTCTACCCATTGCGCCACCGGGTATGGGAGCGTGCCTTCGTGGGCGCGGGCATCGCCCTCTACGACATGCTCGCGACCCTCCGACGGGGAAAGCGCGCCCTCCCCTGGCATCGCCACCTCAGCCGTGCCGACCTCGACCGGGTCTTCCCGGACCTCAGCGCGCGGGCGGCCGTCGGGGCGATCGAGTACTGGGACGCGACGGTGGACGACGCGAGATACGTCACGACACTCGTGCGCACCGCGGCGGGGTACGGGGCACAGGCGGCCACGCGCATACAGGTGGTGGAGCTGACCAAGAACGGCGCCGGTGTCGTCGACGGGGCGCTGCTGCGCGACCTCGAGACGGATCGCGTGATCGCCGTCAAGGCGCGCCATGTCATCAGCTCAACCGGTGTCTGGACCGAGCAGTCTCAGGCTCTCGCCGGCGAGACCGGCGAGACCGGCGGGCTGCGGGTGCTGGCCTCCAAGGGCATCCACATCGTCGTCCCCCGCGACCGGATCGAGGGCGACGCGGGTCTGATCCTGCAGACGAAGAAGAGCGTCCTCTTCGTGATCCCGTGGTCGCGGTACTGGGTCATCGGCACGACCGACACCCCCTGGACTGAAGACCTCGTCAATCCCGCCGCACACGCCCGCGACATCAACTACGTGCTCGAAGAGGCGAATGCGGTGCTGGAAAAGGCGCTCACACACGACGACATCATCGGCACGTGGGCCGGGCTGCGCCCGCTGCTGCAGCCGGGC
This genomic interval carries:
- a CDS encoding glycoside hydrolase family 15 protein codes for the protein MVTVADRGDLRTYAPIGDGRTVALVAGDGGIDWLPLPQLDSTPVFARILDDADGGCLELAPDEEYTVRRRYLAGTNVLQTTFRTASGAVRVTDALVTGVAGRLPWAQLVRRVEGLDGDVRLRWAVRPGTRLRTASPWIVRADGHHLLRVDGTTLAVVGEHIGRTRIEDSADSGLPALGGAFTTASGSRHLLAVVATDGEPLHIPDPGHLDASIERTITGWREWSREFSYDGPWADAVQRSALALKLLVYAPTGAIAAAATTSLPENPAGGKNWDYRFAWVRDLAYTAHALVRFGLREETHAALSWLLTTIQRHGGDPHVMYTLRGDLVDGAQEFDAPGWAGIGPVVAGNPATDQLQLGVYGDLFAICRTYVDAGNILDVGTGALLARLADVVCDRWRSRDSGMWELPSLEHHTSSKMGCWQALRDAVHLSDAGMIPGPSERWAAERDRIAAWVEAECWSEDAGAYTMFPGSPALDASVLLHAESGFDRGERMSRTIDALTEALGRDHLLYRYSGMPDEEHTFTACAFWRANALACVGRHDEAIAAMTALVGQANDVGIYSEMISAQDGSFWGNLPQALSHLAVVGAALTILDVAPTEMLRDL
- a CDS encoding glycerophosphodiester phosphodiesterase family protein is translated as MTRRAPLVIGHRGAPGYRPEHTRSSYLLALSFGVDAVEPDVVFTSDGVAVVRHENEIGSTTDVERHPEFAARRATKRIDGVEHTGWFTEDFTWAELSTLRCRERLPMLRPASAAHDDTEPPLRLRDLLDVVRRASADQARPIGVVLEIKHATYFARLGVDVAAAIARELCAAGWAQERTEGEPPLFIESFEQTVLSEVRAHGIRATYVYLVEASGSAFDLIAAHGSDAPTYAAQVSARGLDRLADGVDGISVDKAMILAGTAGRDGPVGAPGREDPAPGIVADAHARGLLVFTWTCRPENAFLSAPFRSGGDDGDFGDYAAEWRVIADAGVDGVFVDHPDLGVDVFR
- a CDS encoding alpha/beta fold hydrolase, with the protein product MTTASLPTFAHDGRDLPYVDEGTGPAVVLIPETGQPTGSLGTLASILVEEDFRVVRLVSLETGEDARALASSVMALLSELGIDHAWIGGHGAGGTVARAASLDHHDHVNGVLLLAPAPSDLPIAADIPVLVIHGTDDDETPIAESEALVASAPALASLKRVEGAGHLFPLTHPGETSWFIEDYLDWD
- a CDS encoding ABC transporter permease; the encoded protein is MNLVRLWTIARLELLQRVRTVSWYVLLGLFGLALLGVTALSFLSYGGWGTGGAGVYSVVVCVTLLLVLLVSPTLSGNSINGDRDAATLAPVQVTLATTAEILFGKFLAAWITGLAFALVAAPFLVVATLAGDVNPLTVVVSLAILVVETGIISGIGVALSGILARPLFSVVATYLVVAALAVGSLIGFGLLGSAMSSEGISHNRSLAYDEHGNVICTDGSKRCYDDPEAMVCADWVTNTYRVPRFDRVWWMLSANPFVILADAAPTRFDARGNPDDAFGWMKSSVRSAQIAPTLESSWDECDPANYRGDVDGRSGYKTPEQIIAQTVPSWFVGLAVQLALTGLLLWWAWARTRTPARTLPPGTRIA
- a CDS encoding SDR family oxidoreductase; the protein is MTDMYTAQDPTTQYPRPPFPPQQQSGPGDTHKMDPAPDHGEKTYIGFGRLPGRKALVTGADSGIGRAVAIAYAREGADVALSYLPEEQEEAEEVAALIRAEGRTAVLIPGDLQDEQTNIDAVEKAIEGLGGLDILVINAGTMPTVDSIDDFETKTLDHVVKVNIYPLFWLTKAASPHLTPGASIITTSSIQGFDPSPSLAEYAVSKAGIANWTRATAQQLIERGIRVNGVAPGPIWTPLQPAFVPNEKIEHFGEQTPIGRAGQPVELAPAYVFLASQESSYVVGETIAVTGGMPLT
- a CDS encoding ABC transporter ATP-binding protein, with amino-acid sequence MTSPGIVATGVRRSFGNVHAVRDVTLQARAGAVTGLVGPNGSGKTTLLLMLASLLAPDGGTLRIGGIDPMADPAGVRGIVGWMPDALGAWPSLTARETLEMTGRLYGLDAARSRQGAERLLAEVALADLADTPARVFSRGQKQRLGLARALVHDPSVLLLDEPASGLDPQARIDLRVLLRRLAADGRTVLISSHILSELEEVVDDAVFLLDGATVSAERVDAAARRGRTWRIRLADRDATASVLPIAQTLGLDAALVPIDRRDVLVAFTSDATAASALAALTAAGLPVAEFAATTGLIEHTFLDLEGGRS
- a CDS encoding sugar-binding transcriptional regulator, which encodes MILAAASMYYLQDIKMETIAQRLHMSRSTVSRLLKEARSSGLVSVTLRPTPSHAPEVAHLIAEQFGVEAYVVPVSDSASMQERLDQVATATAKMVTDWFDSDMILGIAWGRTLGAVSQHLTKKPTRGSVIVQLNGGANNRTSGVDYVDNLISRFGEAFDARVQSFPVPAFFDYASTRHAMWRERSIARVLEVQRQADIALFSIGAVTGQVPSHVYSAGYLEPDDIRVLESAGVVGDVCTVFLRADGTYEDLALNLRATGPTPAELTRIPRRVCAVAGENKVIPLLAALRAGIITQLILDEQTARELRRRIT
- a CDS encoding SMP-30/gluconolactonase/LRE family protein, with protein sequence MTSEPRVFRSAPAILVESIFWDERTDELVWVDITAGTLHRGRLDGSADGREDRVAQLPPPLSAVQPAADGGFVAALRDRIVLLDAEGRIVREVAETTHSHDGIRNNEGKVDPFGRFVVGAMDLTTGDPDATVRAIGADGLVDVLRGGFAVANGFEWSDAGGTMYLTDTSVQTVYRAPYGAGPRPLGDLEPFFVGRPSDGLARARDGGFWNGLYGEGAVIRWDASGTETARIGLPAPNVTSVAFGGPDLSTLFVGTARENLTEEQLVAHPRSGAIFALDVGARGYPPHTFRARATF
- a CDS encoding SDR family NAD(P)-dependent oxidoreductase, producing MDLGLAGRTALITGGDSGIGWESARLLLDEGATVFLTDLDADSLAEAAGRLTAAEGRLHYAAADITDVASVAELGRRVRATVGKIDILVQSAGITGAQGLFHEIDDEGWTSTIETDLLGPVRVVREFLADLRVGGWGRLVFLASEDGVQPYDDEIPYCSAKAGILALMKGLSRSYAKEGLLVNAVSPAFIHTPMTDAMMRKRADERGEGFDEAIDSFLSEERPYMELGRRGEPTEVAAVIAFLCSDRASFVNGSNYRVDSGSVATI